The Armigeres subalbatus isolate Guangzhou_Male unplaced genomic scaffold, GZ_Asu_2 Contig1746, whole genome shotgun sequence DNA segment cctccgcagactgtgtggttggcgaagtgcagccatggaccgagctgaatggaggagacttttatgtgcagcacagggaGTGGCCTTAggctgataataaataaataaatatgtgacCTCGGATGTTGATGatccaaacacaattttaggTGTCTCATACAAAAACATGACAGGAAGATGAGCAATTGGgtaatatttttgttgaatGATCCATAAAATAGGTTAGGGTGGCATATAATCACGAGTAAgataattttcttcatattttataaGGGTGTCCATACTGCCCCAAGGGGGTGTCCAATCTGCCCCGCTACCTTCCCGGGAGTAGTGaaaaattattacaaaatcgtCCTATTTGGTTGAAATTGCCTTATTTTCAATACGATTCAAAACAGAACTGGTAGTCAACGAGTAATAGTATCATGTAATGGCTAGAAATCCgaattatattcaatttaaatcaccTAATATTGATTAAAACCTAAGGGTGTCCATATTGCCCCTTTAGTGTTTCAATATTTCTTCCAATGTTCAAATAATACAACCACTCGTGTTCAGGTCTATAACTCAACTCACATTTATTTGTCTTTCTTTCTTCGACTAGATTTATAATCTCATTCGAACTCACCGTTGGATCTCACATGAACGGTGTAGGACACAACAGTCCTCCCTTCTTTAATAAGTCAATTCTCAGTAACATAACAAAATAATAGAATAGTAATTGATCGAATAATTCATTTAGCATTAAATAATAATTAGATTTATCCAAAGTTCGATAGCATCTTATGCCTTTTAACTTATTTTACAATCTTCTTCTTTTGAATCCAAATCGATAGCTTTTATTTAAAACTGATTCCTTATTATTTCCTAAACATGCTTGTCTTGCCTTTATTCGCTCAGATCTTCTAGTTCCTGAAAGAAGATTATTGAAATGTTCGTTAGTTATCTGATTATTAGAGCTCTCTGAgagattttcttcggaaaaccCTAGGAATTCTGGCTCATCGTCTTCGCTACGCTTTCTTTTACTATTTTGTTTATACAACACACATCtagtaacttttttattgttagtAACACGCAATTGTTCTCGGTGTGCTGATATTATATGTCCATTTACCGAAACTTGAAAAACATTCAATGAAACCCTCTTCACGTATGTAGCTTCTAACCAACGTTCTGCTTCTTTAGGCCTATGGTTGCGATACCATAGTATATCGCCTGGAATTAATTTATCAAAAGTATCATCAACAACTTTCTTTTGTTCATATGAATCATCTTTCTTTGGTATAGGTTTTTGTTGAATCggagctagattttttttgaaatgatttttagGGTTCAACAGATCTAACAGTGTTTTCGGTTTATACTTAAAAACAAGTTCACTAGGAAAGTTTCCACTATTAGTTAAACAACTATTCCGGTAGTTGATCAAAAAGTAATTTAGTTGATCGTCGATATCAGCAAACTTGATTTTTGAATCCACCAAAAATTTCTTAAATACGTCTTTTACCGTTCTTACAGTCCTCTCCGCCTGACCGTTGCTGGCTGGGTGGTATGGTGGACTTTTTAACACTATTATACCCTGTCTTTGCATGAAATATACAAACTCGGATGCATTAAAGGGTGGTCCGCCATCCGTTACTAAGACGTCTGGAAGACCGAATCGAGCAAACACAgttaaaaacttttttattaCCTTTTTTGTATCTGTTCCGTATTTCATATATTCCAGTTCGACCCATTTTGAATAACTGTCCACAATAAGTAAAAATACTTTTTCGCCAAAATAGAAAAAGTCAGCATGCCAAGACGTTTCTATCCTCTTCTTCGGCGTAACAAGCGTTCGATTACATGCATTTCAATCCTTCACTAAACGTTCTATGTCGGCATTTATTCCTAGCCAAAAAACGGTACGTCAggctaattgttttattttaacaATACCATCGTGATTAGAGTGTAGCatttgtaaaattttcttttgtagCGATTTTGGAACAACTATTCTCCCCCTAAACAGCAAACAGTTAAAAGACGTTTCAAGATCATGTGATTTTGCTTTAAAGTCTCTTAACGACTTGTCTACATGATTTGTCCAACCTCTCTCAAGATGTTCCATGACCTGTGATAGCAAAACGTCTTTTTTTGTCTCACTGGCTACCAAGGTGAAGTCTAATGGTAGTTCGCTTGAAAAATTGATACTATTTACAAAACTTTTATCTAAATAGTCAGGTACTGAGCAAGGCAAAGGAAAACGCGAACAAAAATCGGCGTTTCCCATTTTGTTAGAAGGTCGATATCTAATTTGAAAGTTATAATTTGCTTATTCCATAATAAATCTTTGCAAACGAGTTACAAAAATtgcatttcttccttcttttccaaACACGCCTAGGAGCGGTTTGTGATCGGTGTATACAATAAATGGCTGACCATAAAGATATGTATGGAACTTTTTTATGCAGCTCACCACTGCCATAGCTTCCAGATGCAGTATCGGGTACTTCTTCTGTGCGTCGTTTAAAGTGAACGAAGTGAAGCAAATCGGTTTTTCCTGTCCGTTTATTTCATGAGCCAACACACCGCCAATTCCGTAGCTGCATGCGTCCGTCACCACTATCAAAGGTTTCTTTGgatcaaaatattccaaaacAGTTGGTTTGGTCAACATTGTCTTACACTTTTCAAATTGTTCTTGACAGTTTGGATCCCACTCAAATTTGGTATCTTTTTTTAAAAGATTATAGAAACAGTTCAATCTAGATGATAAATTAGGTATGAATTTCCCGTAAAAATTTATCAACCCAAGAAAAGCCTTGAGTTCGGTCGCATTTTTGGGAGGATTAGCTCTAGCAATTGTGTCCACCTTATCAGGATTAGGCTTCAAGCCATCATCAGTCACCATGTAGCCTAGAAATGGTAGTTTATCAACAAAAAATTCACATTTGCTTAGTTTCACCTTAATGTTTGCTTCTTTCAATCTTTCTAAGACTTTATACAGTTTAGCTTTACAATCTTCCAGATCTTCTCCAGCAATCAATACATCGTCAAGGTAACACGAAACTCCCTATATTCCTATTAGCACTTGGTTCATAACCTGCTGGAAAATGGTAGCTGATAAAGCTGCACCTTGAGGAAGCCTGTCATATGTGTAGAGGCCTTTGATTGTATTGATTGTCATAATCCTTTTAGATCTCTTAGATAATTGCAATTGGGTGTATGCTCCTGTATGCTCCCAATTTACAAAAAATTTTGCACCCCGCTAAAGTAGCAAAAATATCCTGTGCTAGTGGTAATGGATACACATTAGGGACAATAATTTTATTGATGGATGCTTTGCAATCCACCACCAATCGAATGTCGTTATCTTTTTTAATTGAGGCTACTACTGGTGAAGCATATTCACTGGCTTGTATTGGCGTGATAACTCCGCTTTTTTCTAAAAAGTCTAAATGATCAATGACTTTTTCTTTCAATCTTACAATTGGCGTTGTAAAATCATTGCTGAAGACTGTTTTAAACTTGCTTTTTATATCATTCACAATTGCATTTTGTTCGTCTTTTGTTTCTATTTTATTCACTGACGgagaaatattaaaattcactctccagcctgaaaaaaatatatcaagcCAATCTCTCCCTATTAAGGGTGAGAATTTATTACCTCCTTCCAAGATAACTAAATATACAATGCTAGTTATATTTTGTATGGTAACGTTCACAGAAATATATCCTAATATGTTGAGTCTATCCCAGCGTGGTCTATGCAAGGCGGGAATGTAATCTCTAGTCAACTGACTTTCAAGATTTGTTTTTCACTCTGTGAACAAAATTACACATCAATCTTCACTAAATTCATAACAAActataataattttaataaaacaatttatttcaatttctaattcagttcattttttttaatcctactatgggtctgtctcatttggagaattaaactgaaattaaacttaaaagtgacatttcaataattatcaaataaccctgctcgcagagcaagattacttttgacagatatcgaatcattttgcatcgatgtcttattggaattgctgggcagcaccagccattcttattaccgggttatttgctaattttcgaactgtcacttttaagtttaattctccaaatgagacagaccctataTACAAAACACTTACATTGGCAGCCCAGAGACGAGAGCGAGATTTTAGAACTGAATTGAATTTTCTTGGCGAGCATATAAATTGTGAAGAAAGCTATTCGAGAACTTTAATATTATGATGTATATTTTTCTGTAGGAAGAACTAATTATAATACACCATTTTAACTTTAAATTTACAGTAAATCCAACTAATGTGAGCAATCAGGAGGCCCAAATGCGCACAAGAATTGAAATGTTGGAGAAACAGTTGAATGGGTACAAAGAATTAAACGCCAAAATTGAAGGAGAACTACAATCAGTTAAATCGATGCCCGATATGAGTAAGTGTATGCAATTACTTGAATTCTCTGATAGTCAATATGTTTACTAACAGTATGGTAACTTTTTCAGGCATGGATTCAGCGCTAACAAGTGAGCAGTATGAAAAGCTGCGTCGTGAAATCGACTCCCTCCGGATGGAGAACGAGCGATTGAAGAAGCGAAAGGAAGATCTGGAACTGGAACTGGAAAATGTCACCCTTCGTGCTGAGATCAATCGCGACCGTTTCAAAGTGGTTCAGTTCACGGATAGTCCAGCTAATGAGGCTTATGAAGCTCACCGCAACGAGATCGAGAAGCTCCAAGCTGAAATTGAACGGCTGAAGATACGGAACCGACGGCTCGAAGAAGGCAACGAAGAGCTGACAATGAGACTTAACGACAGCAACATGACGATGAACGTTATGGAGTTCAACAATTTAAAAGCACAAGTCCAATCGCTGGAGGCTAAAAATCAGCACATCAAAGAGATATACAAATCGGCAAGTAATGAGTTCCGTGAAGTCTGCTATATGCTATTTGGTTACCGGGTCGATCGGGTTGGAAACACAAACTATCGGATTTCGAGCATGTACGCCGAGAGCGAGGAAGAGTACCTCAATTTCTGTTTGAACGAGTCCGGTACGGTACTCAACATGCTGGAATCGGCCTATAGCGAATCGATCTCGGACATGGTGGCAAATTGCCTTGGAACCCATGGTTCGCTGCCGGCTTTCCTCAGTACGCTCACTCTGGATCTATTCAACCGAACAACGGTTATGGTACAAGGTTGAGGAGCTTTGCACTAGGTTTATGCTATTGATATacattaatggatttttttttcactccacGATATAAATATTCCGTCGTATATAGAGTGAAGGTCACTACTGCATCTACTGAGAATTTCCTAAGTAGCGGCTGGTTCAATAAGAAAGCTTACAATGCGATTTATTGACGTTTACTATTCATATTGATCCGAAAACTCCTGAAGATAGTAAGACACTACACGAAAGTAGTAAGTTGTCTGTGGGCTGGTAACCCGAGCAGAGAATGAAAACAAActgaaaacttattttgatattttgatacttTCATTTGCAATATCAAATTTTAGTGACCCTGTGGTCGAGTTAAGTTCACATCAAAAGTTGAGAACTAAATGTTGTatccaaataaacaaaatgataacaatttttgatatcacggaaaagaaaaaaaacttattttgatattgggCATATTTTCTACGGTTTACATAATGAGTTTTCATTATGATAATGAGTATCTAGTCTAGTCTAATCTAGTCTACACTTACACAGCCATCACTtggaagaatcctggaaagtgataaATTCGACTACATCTATTACTTTTCTTGCCAATATTTATGCTTGAAGCACTCGGGCTTTGGACCTCAGCTACAGCTCCAGCTGTTCATTCATAGGAACGGAAGCTTTACATTCCTCCATCAGATCCTTTATCGAATGCGGGGTAACAAGTACCATCAGAGTCAGCAACACAATGATGCCCACACATCAAGCAAGCCACCATTAAGTAGAAAATTGAACTTTATCCGATTTCCTTACTGAACTTGAATGAAAACTTCCTTCCTTCCAGTTTGTAGTATCTCATTATGATAATGACTATATCgagcaaaaacaaacaaaaatatctcaatttgatattattttgattcATGGAACATGTAGTGATATCAAAATTCTGATATCTTATTTAGTTACTCGTTTGATCGAACACATATTATACGATATCAAGATTTACAAACTAGATTAGTTAGGGGTGATCGGGgtaatatgggccacctaaggaaatcgttccgaaaagcgctgaaaagctaaaaaaaacaccgttcaaatgtagttgacttatactagagaatttcacctttcatattacgtcgatgaatgacgaaaaatgcgtttggaaattgttggaatgcacttttgaaaatgtattgatttcaatgtgtgttcccgactatacggggcaatatgagccaccatttggggcagtatgggccacccttccaaaacctttatttaggcgaaaaaagtatagtaatatggaagaatatgatattcctacaacagttgtgagtattccataccaaataaaataaaataaaaactacacaacagcggactgaactGATTTGCCACTCTTCGCCGTTTGCACAGacacatttcaattggtcaatggtcattttttctgtttctatcgcagtaatacggtgttgtaatttttccgtaatgaatcttacagaggcgcatccacgttccaaatcatgggtaggacaaatagggaAAATTAGGGCAAAAGCTCAGATGTTGAGAAATCAATGCACGTTTTACATATGATCAATTCCAAATTGGAAAAGAGTAATGGATTAGCAGGGATGTATGCAGTATAAGAAGACgtataaatattttattgtaCAGAGCTACTTCAAAAACTTAAAGACTTAAAGCAAATTTCTTTTAATGCGCATAAGAAACTATGACGCGCGCACCCAATGTGTCTTGCCTGATAAGCGATAGCACATTTAATCACGTGTTCCATACATTCCAGTGACCCATGAAGAATTGCGCTTTTCCGAAATATACGAAGCATACGAAGCGTACTAAAAGTGCACGATGCATCAAGTATTAATTTTCAACTTCTCTGTTTCGAGACTAGAGAAAAAACCACATTGTGCTCGCCCGGTGGCTGCTGTAGTCACTGTAAGTTGGATAAAGAATTGCTCATGAAATGAAAAAGGAGAAATCTCTGAGAAATTTTGTGAGCCAGATTTTACTTTAGaaacatttttctaaaattattattgtaacgGTTAGAATTCACTAATTTCTTGGTTAACCTTGAATCttgaataccacctgaattttctttgattttttgtatattttttcgtGGAGTTGTTTCATTGATGCTGAAGATCTTAATCTACTAAAACTAAACCATGTATAAAAGCTGGGTGTACTTGAGTAGACAGCTCTACgtggtgtgttgcggtgtaagatctaccatggcCACGTTGTCAGCTACAGATAAATCTTGACCCAACGATTATCTTACTCAATATGCAATTCCGTGGTACTCAACACTTCATTCTTCTccaagttacggtgaaaattccaggagtagtaatcctcatgattttgtgatttttttcattaggttgaaatcaaggactacaTCCGCTTTGACCTCTGATAGCAATCTAGATAGAGATTGCAAAAGAACCATGAGTAATATTgatgtccaatctacgaagtacaccgtaactagcTATGCTATGCATTGTCCATCTTGGAATGCTtctgatttgaaaaaatcttaaCAAGCGTTCAATAGGGTTTACAGATCCCACCTGTTTCTTTATTGGTCCTTTTAGATTGCTACAAAACTTTTTCTCATTGGCTTTTAATAATCCATTTAAACGTGCTATAAATGTGATCAACGAGAgacaattttattaatgttGAATCAATCCTATTTTCAAATTCTCACAATTTCTGTTTAATCCCTCCTGGAAAACCTTTAGTCATCTTTGAACAATTCTGGGATTAAAAATTACTTCCTGGAGTCCTGAAGAACAATCAGCAGATTACTACTTCAGGCTCCCAGAAACTTTTATGATTATTGTTTAAATTCTGAATAAGggatcgtacactaattacgtaaacaCTTAATAATGATATTTTTGTAGGCTTAGAAATCAAACCTATCAGACAGCTAGTATTGTAACTAAAAGAATTACCTAAATGACATGTTTTTACCAAAattcatgggtaggacaatgctttgattgtcccacccaggaacattcatgcgtaggacatgtcctacctgtcctacccactcccggcgccactggaatcttacatatatgataatattcttgtatttgactactgaaatttgaacttgttcgcatTTTAAGGCCAGATATCTTGTTTtatgcaggtatgcccatattgccccatagagactggtttcaaatcagaattcagatttgtatcaatataaacatgtgtgtacaatattcaattttaatatatctttatATCTTTATATTGGggtgtatttttgacctgtattttaatcagttttgtgtcaaaaccttatttataaacttgtaatcttataataattttgcctatgcagcgaaaatttacattttcaagtgtattttcatgtttgaattgaattttaatgcggttttcacgttgatgcatatgtgAAGCATCCTCTTAaaaatcatataacttttacatgataaaacttgtcaataaggtcaaaatgagggtggctcatattgccccgtatgttcatattgcccctactgcccctatcATTTAGTTATTTTCTATAAGTCTtgatatcagaaaaatatctaattcagttcctgttttgttttaatttatttgagatgatatcaaaattagtttgacTTTTGGTGTtgaatcattttatttcattattattcaGTCTTATTCGATAACTGATAAtagaatagtagtttgtgcaacaagttgcaaaaagatgatttttccagcacgagttgtacgtttatccaacgaggcttgccgagttggataacaTACTGAGTgctgaaaatcgagttttgcaacgagttacacgctattttttgcaatgacaaaaaatggactttaatttgataaatctgtaccaaaattgtacagtctaatttactccacatgatcattcttgccaataaattatgttgctgcagagaacaatcagatccATATTACcatgccacattgcatagtttgaTAAGCCATGAAGCGATGGATGTACTTGCCGTTGGAattttttgatgtcatgtccatcaaactatttcatttattacgcgacgcagagaatacactatttgaacacttatccaagctaattcagcaaaatgtggccatgtaactactgttttgatg contains these protein-coding regions:
- the LOC134203303 gene encoding mitotic spindle assembly checkpoint protein MAD1-like; its protein translation is MRTRIEMLEKQLNGYKELNAKIEGELQSVKSMPDMSMDSALTSEQYEKLRREIDSLRMENERLKKRKEDLELELENVTLRAEINRDRFKVVQFTDSPANEAYEAHRNEIEKLQAEIERLKIRNRRLEEGNEELTMRLNDSNMTMNVMEFNNLKAQVQSLEAKNQHIKEIYKSASNEFREVCYMLFGYRVDRVGNTNYRISSMYAESEEEYLNFCLNESGTVLNMLESAYSESISDMVANCLGTHGSLPAFLSTLTLDLFNRTTVMVQG